A stretch of Bombina bombina isolate aBomBom1 chromosome 2, aBomBom1.pri, whole genome shotgun sequence DNA encodes these proteins:
- the BTF3 gene encoding transcription factor BTF3: MKESIMNQEKLAKLQAQVRIGGKGTARRKKKVVHRTATADDKKLQFSLKKLGVNNISGIEEVNMFTNQGTVIHFNNPKVQASLAANTFTITGHAETKQLTDMLPSILNQLGADSLTSLRRLAEALPKQSVDGKAPLATGEEEDDEVPDLVENFDEASKNESI; encoded by the exons atgaaaGAATCAATCATGAATCAAGAAAAATTAGCCAAATTGCAAGCTCAAGTGCGCATTGGTGGAAAG GGAACAGCCCGCAGAAAGAAGAAGGTTGTCCACAGAACGGCTACTGCAGATGATAAAAAATTACAGTTTTCCCTGAAGAAACTTGGAGTCAATAATATATCTGGTATTGAAGAG gtaaatatgtttACAAACCAAGGGACAGTTATCCATTTCAACAACCCAAAAGTCCAGGCTTCCTTGGCAGCAAATACTTTCACCATTACAGGCCATGCTGAGACCAAGCAACTCACAGATATGTTACCAAGTATCCTAAACCAGCTGGGAGCAGACAGTCTAACTAGCTTAAGGAGACTTGCTGAGGCTTTGCCTAAACAAT CGGTCGATGGGAAAGCACCACTTGCTACCGGGGAGGAAGAGGATGATGAAGTTCCAG ATCTTGTTGAAAACTTCGACGAGGCTTCAAAGAATGAGTCTATCTGA